Proteins encoded within one genomic window of Sphingomonas sp. NBWT7:
- a CDS encoding DUF4142 domain-containing protein: protein MIYVKAAVLSMFAVAAVPALAQTPPPPPPPEAKTTAMPYVEAAGMSDMYEINSSQIALEKSQNKAVRSFASMLIKHHQKTTAATTKAAQRAKLTPPAPSLGGARASIAELQGASPADFDRLYIAQQIPAHQAALDLHQSYAAGGDQPALRTTAKAAVPIIKQHIAAATKLQNGAGNAGHTGM, encoded by the coding sequence ATGATCTACGTTAAGGCAGCTGTTCTTTCGATGTTCGCGGTCGCTGCGGTCCCAGCACTGGCGCAGACGCCGCCACCGCCCCCGCCGCCCGAGGCGAAGACCACGGCAATGCCTTATGTCGAGGCTGCCGGCATGAGCGACATGTACGAGATCAATTCGAGCCAGATCGCGCTGGAAAAATCGCAGAACAAGGCGGTGCGCAGCTTCGCCTCGATGCTGATCAAGCATCACCAGAAGACGACGGCGGCGACCACCAAGGCGGCGCAGCGCGCGAAGCTGACGCCGCCGGCACCGTCGCTCGGCGGCGCGCGGGCGTCGATCGCCGAGCTGCAGGGCGCGTCGCCGGCGGATTTCGACCGGCTGTACATCGCGCAGCAGATCCCGGCGCACCAGGCCGCGCTCGACCTGCACCAGAGCTATGCCGCGGGCGGCGACCAGCCGGCGCTGCGGACCACGGCGAAGGCGGCGGTGCCGATCATCAAGCAGCATATCGCCGCCGCGACGAAGCTGCAGAACGGCGCGGGCAACGCCGGCCACACGGGCATGTGA
- a CDS encoding GDSL-type esterase/lipase family protein, with protein MPSFPSILAFGDSLIAGYGLSAADGFSGRLQRALRRRYPDARVDNAGVSGDTSADALRRLPRVLTGLSQRPDLAIVQVGPNDVIRSVPALRMRANLDAILAEFARCGIPVLLATVTPPAFFADRALAYAGIHAAVAAPHNAATAPFFPPGVLGHPAMVLADRVHPNAVAIAAVVDHLLPTVEGLLAQAAAARAA; from the coding sequence ATGCCTTCCTTCCCTTCGATCCTCGCGTTCGGTGACAGCCTGATCGCGGGCTACGGCCTGTCGGCTGCCGATGGTTTTTCTGGCCGGCTTCAGCGTGCGCTCCGCCGTCGGTATCCCGATGCGCGTGTCGACAATGCCGGTGTGTCGGGTGACACCAGCGCCGACGCGTTACGCCGCCTACCGCGCGTGCTGACTGGCCTGTCGCAGCGACCCGATCTGGCGATCGTGCAGGTCGGGCCGAACGACGTCATCCGCTCTGTTCCCGCGCTCCGCATGCGCGCCAACCTCGACGCGATCCTGGCCGAGTTCGCGCGCTGCGGCATCCCCGTGCTGCTCGCGACGGTGACGCCGCCGGCGTTTTTCGCCGACCGCGCGCTGGCCTATGCCGGCATTCACGCGGCGGTGGCGGCGCCGCACAACGCGGCAACGGCGCCCTTCTTCCCACCTGGCGTGCTGGGTCATCCGGCGATGGTCCTGGCGGATCGCGTTCACCCCAACGCCGTCGCGATCGCTGCCGTGGTCGATCATCTGCTGCCCACCGTCGAAGGTCTGCTCGCTCAAGCGGCGGCCGCGCGCGCGGCGTGA
- the katG gene encoding catalase/peroxidase HPI: MDAKTSGCPVTGSPLSDHAKEPAALRALLGRTNRDWWPNQLSLEILQQNGLSGNPMGDDFDYAAEFKTLDLDAVKRDLTALMTDSQPWWPADYGHYGPFFIRMAWHSAGTYRTGDGRGGASAGQQRFAPLNSWPDNGNLDKARRLLWPIKQKYGQKLSWADLFILAGNVAIESMGGPVFGFGGGRADVFEPEKDVYWGTEEEWLGQTRHDEEEGRALESPLAAIQMGLIYVNPEGPGGVPDAMRSARDIRDTFGRMGMNDEETVALTAGGHTFGKAHGAGDAKLVGVEPEGADIASQGLGWTSTHESGMGDHTITSGIEGAWTPTPTKWDMTYFDMLLDHEYELVTSPAGAKQWQPVGNPEETLAPKAHTPGVKVPTMMTTADMAMKVDPAYRAISERFRNDPEAFGDAFARAWFKLCHRDMGPKIRYLGSDVPTEDLIWQDPIPKADYATIDASDVAGLVQKIEASGLSIGELVSVAWASAATYRKSDHRGGANGARIRLAPQKDWDVNEPAKLAKVLAVYEGIKRDFDASATGGKKVSIADLIVLGGSVGVEEAARAAGSDVKVPFTPGRTDASAEQTDAESFDVLEPKADGFRNYLGVRFNVPTEELLIDRSQLLGLSSPEMTVLVGGLRVLGANHNGSQHGVLTTRPGQLTNDFFVNLLDMGTAWKEVDETGDEEYVGSDRATHEKRWTATRTDLVFGANSQLRALAEVYASADAGEKFVKDFVAAWTKVMNADRFDLKYN, from the coding sequence ATGGACGCGAAGACGAGCGGCTGCCCGGTGACCGGAAGCCCGCTAAGCGATCACGCCAAGGAGCCGGCCGCGCTGCGCGCGCTGCTCGGCCGGACGAACCGCGACTGGTGGCCCAACCAGCTGTCGCTCGAGATCCTTCAGCAGAACGGCCTGTCGGGCAATCCGATGGGCGACGATTTCGACTATGCGGCCGAGTTCAAGACGCTCGACCTCGACGCGGTAAAACGCGACCTGACCGCACTGATGACCGACAGCCAGCCATGGTGGCCGGCCGATTACGGGCATTACGGCCCGTTCTTCATCCGCATGGCATGGCACTCGGCCGGCACGTATCGTACCGGTGACGGACGCGGCGGCGCATCGGCGGGGCAGCAGCGTTTCGCGCCGCTCAACTCGTGGCCGGACAACGGCAATCTCGACAAGGCGCGCCGCCTGCTGTGGCCGATCAAGCAGAAGTACGGCCAGAAGCTGAGCTGGGCGGACCTGTTCATCCTGGCGGGCAACGTCGCGATCGAATCGATGGGCGGCCCGGTATTCGGCTTCGGCGGCGGCCGCGCCGACGTGTTCGAGCCCGAGAAGGACGTGTATTGGGGCACCGAAGAGGAGTGGCTCGGCCAGACGCGGCATGACGAGGAGGAGGGCCGCGCGCTCGAGAGCCCGCTCGCCGCAATCCAGATGGGCCTCATCTACGTCAATCCCGAAGGCCCGGGCGGCGTGCCCGACGCGATGCGCTCGGCACGCGACATTCGTGACACGTTCGGCCGCATGGGCATGAACGACGAGGAGACCGTCGCACTGACCGCGGGTGGCCACACCTTCGGCAAGGCGCACGGCGCGGGCGATGCAAAGCTCGTCGGCGTCGAGCCGGAAGGCGCGGATATCGCGAGCCAGGGCCTCGGCTGGACCTCGACGCATGAGAGCGGCATGGGCGATCACACGATCACCAGCGGCATCGAGGGCGCATGGACGCCGACGCCGACGAAGTGGGACATGACCTATTTCGACATGCTGCTCGACCACGAGTACGAGCTCGTCACGAGCCCAGCGGGGGCGAAGCAGTGGCAGCCGGTCGGCAATCCCGAGGAGACGCTGGCGCCGAAGGCGCACACCCCGGGCGTCAAGGTACCGACGATGATGACCACCGCCGACATGGCGATGAAGGTCGACCCGGCGTATCGCGCGATCTCCGAGCGGTTCCGCAACGATCCCGAGGCGTTCGGCGATGCCTTCGCCCGCGCCTGGTTCAAGCTGTGCCACCGCGACATGGGGCCGAAGATCCGGTATCTCGGATCGGACGTGCCGACCGAGGATCTGATCTGGCAGGATCCGATCCCCAAGGCGGACTATGCGACGATCGACGCGAGCGATGTCGCCGGGCTGGTACAGAAGATCGAGGCTTCGGGCCTGTCGATCGGCGAGCTCGTCTCGGTCGCCTGGGCGTCGGCGGCGACGTATCGCAAGTCGGACCATCGCGGCGGCGCCAACGGCGCGCGCATCCGCCTCGCGCCGCAGAAGGACTGGGACGTCAACGAGCCCGCAAAGCTCGCCAAGGTGCTGGCGGTGTACGAGGGCATCAAGCGTGACTTCGACGCGAGCGCGACCGGCGGCAAGAAGGTGAGCATCGCCGATCTGATCGTGCTCGGCGGCTCGGTCGGCGTCGAGGAGGCGGCGCGCGCTGCCGGCAGCGACGTCAAGGTGCCGTTCACCCCCGGCCGTACCGATGCGAGCGCCGAGCAGACCGACGCCGAGAGCTTCGACGTGCTCGAGCCCAAAGCGGACGGTTTCCGCAACTATCTCGGCGTGCGCTTCAACGTGCCGACCGAGGAGCTGCTGATCGACCGGTCGCAGCTGCTGGGGCTGAGCTCGCCCGAGATGACGGTGCTGGTCGGCGGGCTGCGCGTGCTCGGTGCGAACCACAATGGGTCGCAGCACGGTGTGCTGACGACGCGCCCCGGCCAGCTGACGAACGACTTCTTCGTCAACCTGCTCGACATGGGCACGGCGTGGAAGGAAGTCGACGAGACGGGCGACGAGGAATATGTCGGCAGCGACCGTGCGACGCACGAGAAGCGCTGGACCGCGACGCGTACCGACCTCGTCTTCGGCGCGAACTCGCAGCTGCGCGCGCTCGCCGAAGTCTATGCCAGCGCCGATGCGGGCGAGAAGTTCGTCAAGGACTTCGTCGCGGCCTGGACCAAGGTGATGAACGCCGACCGCTTCGATCTGAAGTATAACTGA